A DNA window from Turicibacter sp. TJ11 contains the following coding sequences:
- a CDS encoding GIY-YIG nuclease family protein, translated as MEKLYLRDLLHFSEEEYGNVKIRFNQSNGYDDPMDLYQHNPDIVNNQWLFWRSKQRYFQVGQIAICLLKLSYDTWLFTTIKKVTKDFNLYDGINYEGEELEKYKSYFGRVVIKYRKTFQAQGCYYGSICDDLEVQQILPAIFDGNDFPGYDKVRLSYGQLETVLNRGKRDWIAALENQKAVYLITDKESGKMYVGSATSDYGMLLQRWRSYIANGHGGNKELIELVERKGIDYIKTNFYYSILENYNAKVDDRVILERESWWKETLQTRTFGYNSN; from the coding sequence ATGGAGAAACTTTATCTTAGAGACTTACTTCATTTTAGTGAAGAAGAATACGGGAATGTTAAAATTAGATTTAATCAATCTAATGGTTATGATGATCCTATGGACTTATATCAGCATAATCCAGATATCGTTAATAATCAGTGGCTATTTTGGCGAAGTAAACAACGTTATTTTCAAGTAGGACAGATTGCTATCTGTTTATTAAAGTTATCATATGATACTTGGTTATTTACGACTATTAAAAAAGTGACAAAAGATTTCAATCTCTATGATGGGATTAATTATGAAGGTGAGGAGTTAGAGAAATATAAATCTTATTTTGGACGAGTAGTTATTAAATACCGTAAGACGTTCCAGGCACAAGGATGTTACTATGGATCAATCTGTGATGATTTGGAAGTTCAACAAATACTACCAGCCATTTTTGATGGTAATGATTTTCCAGGATATGACAAAGTTAGATTATCCTATGGGCAGTTGGAGACGGTTTTAAATCGTGGTAAGAGAGATTGGATTGCAGCATTAGAAAATCAAAAGGCAGTGTATTTAATTACTGATAAAGAAAGTGGGAAAATGTATGTAGGTTCTGCCACTAGTGATTATGGAATGTTATTACAACGATGGAGAAGTTACATAGCCAATGGTCATGGTGGAAATAAAGAGTTGATAGAATTAGTCGAGAGGAAAGGCATTGATTATATAAAAACAAACTTTTACTATTCTATTCTTGAAAATTATAATGCCAAAGTAGATGATCGTGTCATCTTGGAAAGGGAATCTTGGTGGAAAGAAACATTGCAAACTAGGACTTTTGGTTATAACAGTAATTAA
- a CDS encoding SEL1-like repeat protein: MENMIIEDVNYLCQQSSGRINIILSGMIALMNDTDGKVAMLESQKWFQRMVKTVTGKNKLTQDEIQKNHDKLNAYMSQAIAELYNRNCIDHQVMLSLGTQLNEIYIDHLQLKNMLGSFVSKLNEKIDSIDNFHMLITEIEQGVYSQTSPIISICKVISQFDSRILEDDRKLDILTRNLIAQKIINEESIYLTDYLMEVLEMPVDEFGQIYLELSTINNNFMANIILKTMDKYCFLSDIERKLKNKDTLIREVIQKEGLVDTASLCINEIYHDFISSKIAINTNRIRSKGKEDEGEFDEKEKVVIESKFDRDYEEVKKDFPRIVESEHKVVQYNIAVCYHDGCGVVRDDRKARKWLIKSAQQGYSCAIKKLDEWYGEDYSE, translated from the coding sequence ATGGAAAATATGATCATAGAGGATGTTAATTATTTATGTCAGCAATCGTCTGGACGTATAAATATAATTTTATCTGGAATGATAGCATTAATGAATGACACTGATGGGAAGGTAGCTATGCTTGAGTCTCAGAAGTGGTTTCAAAGAATGGTGAAAACTGTTACTGGGAAAAATAAGCTAACGCAAGATGAGATACAGAAAAATCATGACAAGTTAAATGCCTATATGTCACAAGCTATAGCTGAATTATACAATAGAAATTGTATTGATCATCAGGTAATGTTGAGTTTAGGAACCCAATTAAATGAAATTTATATAGATCATTTGCAACTTAAGAACATGTTAGGTTCATTTGTTAGTAAACTTAACGAAAAAATTGATAGTATTGATAATTTTCATATGTTAATAACAGAAATCGAACAAGGTGTTTATTCGCAAACGTCACCAATTATTTCAATCTGTAAGGTGATTTCTCAATTTGATAGTCGAATTTTAGAGGATGATAGAAAATTAGATATTCTTACGCGAAATCTAATAGCACAGAAAATCATTAATGAAGAATCTATTTATCTAACCGATTATCTTATGGAAGTTCTTGAAATGCCAGTAGATGAATTTGGACAGATATATTTAGAGTTGAGTACAATCAATAATAATTTCATGGCTAATATTATTCTTAAAACGATGGATAAATATTGTTTCTTATCTGATATAGAAAGAAAATTAAAAAATAAGGATACTTTAATTAGAGAAGTTATACAAAAAGAGGGGCTTGTTGATACAGCGAGTTTATGTATTAATGAAATTTATCATGATTTTATAAGCAGCAAAATTGCTATTAATACTAATCGTATTAGAAGTAAAGGGAAGGAAGATGAAGGGGAGTTTGATGAGAAAGAAAAGGTAGTTATTGAAAGCAAATTTGATCGTGATTATGAAGAGGTTAAAAAGGATTTTCCTAGGATTGTTGAAAGTGAGCATAAGGTGGTTCAGTACAATATCGCTGTTTGTTATCATGATGGTTGTGGTGTAGTTCGTGACGATAGAAAAGCTAGAAAGTGGTTAATAAAATCAGCACAACAGGGGTATAGTTGTGCAATAAAAAAATTAGACGAGTGGTATGGAGAAGATTATTCTGAATAA